In Rhinoraja longicauda isolate Sanriku21f chromosome 29, sRhiLon1.1, whole genome shotgun sequence, the sequence TTATAGATGCATATGGCCAGTTCCACTCCCTGgtgtttttgtttgtgttttatatatatatcagattCATATTTTAACCAATAaagatgttttaactttaaaacctgaaTTTCTGGCTAATACAGATGATGATGGCAATGGAATGCAAGGAGACATGAAGTTTAGTGGTGTCTTACCGATGCTCATATTCTTCACtacattattttttcccctttttaGTGCAGACATTGGCTTTTTTTTTCAAAAGCCCAATATAGAGGCTTTTAGtcgaaaggcctggagagagtgaatgtggaggatgtatacactagtgggagagtctaagaccagaagccatagcctcagaataaaagggcatatctTTAGAAAATAGATGAGGAGAAAAGTcattagtcagatggtggtgaatctatggaattcattgccacacatgactgtggaggtgcatttttaaggcagagattgacagattcttgaatcataaagatgtcaggggttatggggagaaagcaggagaatggggttgagagggaaagatagatcacccatgattagagtagacttggtggagtagacttgatggaccaagtgACCTAATTCTGCCTCGAAAATCACTATTTTACAAGATCCTGTTTAAATGCTCTGATAAAGAAAAATGCACTAACAGAGTTTCAATAGAATGTAACTCACCAATTAGTTGTGGGAGAAAGGTCACTATTTGCATTCAAGTTCCACTAAACATTGGCGTTGAATCAAAAAGGACATCTCCTGTACCCCGCCTTCTGACAACGAAGTAGAGGGCTACTGTGCAATGTCAATGTGACAAAGTTATTTAAAGTATAATGAACACAAATGCATCTCGGCTCGTGGAGAAGCTTCTATTAGTTATTCATTTCGTTATCCCGTGAAATGTACTCTGCTGACATTTACCGATCTGTGTGCTTGTTTTTTTCCTCCCCAGGTCAATGTAAAACACAGTTGAAACACTGGTCATACAATTTGTTGAAACATTTAATAAAAACATGttgcttctttttttttctttgcctGTCATCAGTTCACGTTAGTAGGTGGGAGAGGACACTCTCCGGAACACACAAACAACTTAGAGGTCGAGCTTCTTGGAACATGCTTGGGAAacgaataataatttaaaaaaacaccgcGTGCATGGTTCAGAACACTTTGTTTTTACCCCTGTAACTGTAATTAATATCACACCATCAACAAGGAGTATTAAATATATGCATGGATTTTTGACTATATATGTTCAACCCTTGACTTGCTGGCAATGTTAGAATCCTGTAGACTGATTAGTTTTTGGTTCATATTATCTGCAGTGACATTGACAGGATGGCTTCAGGTAACATATCCCGGTTTATATGAAACTTGTGCTGAATTTCACTCATTTATTTTCCATCAAACTTAGCAAACTTACTTTTGTGCATTATCTTTCGATGATTGCCCTTTTCAACTATTCCAAATTATCCGTTTACTTCACAGATGATTCTGTCAATATATGTCATATTTTTGTCGTCTTCAGTGGAAGTAGCAGACTTCGGACAGTCGGGAATGAACGTTGGCATCTTTCTTTACAGAGCATTTGGCATTATTCTCGAATTGTTCAATAAGCTGTTTAaattgtacatggataggaaaggttgcgagggattatgggccatgtgcgggcaaatgggactggcttagatgggcgtcttggtcggcatagaccagttgagccgaagggcctttgtccgtgctgcatgactaatGCATCACTAATATTTCTGCTTTACAACATTGTTATTTTTAGCAACACTCGATGTGTCAAAGTAGTGCAATTGGACAAACTGTAAGTGCTTTTGAAGTTAACCATGATATGTGATCGttatctttttctttgcaaaCTCCATTTTTAAGCGCATACTTTTTTTAATCTTTTCTGAACTTAAGCTATTGGATAACTTTGACAATACCAGGCATCATACATGCCTCTTCCCTTTGTTTTTGACTTCTTCCCGCAACTGTGCCGCATTTATTTCAGGTTGGCTTATCACGGTTTTCCCTCCCTCGCCAGGTTTGTCACTGTGCCCCGTTGTTTTGGTCTTGATGTTGGTCTCCATGCAATGCCCCAGGGATCTGGAAGCGTTCCCGTTGCTGCCTCTGTCTGATCTGTTCGCCAAGGCCGTGCATCGCGCACAGCGCCTGCACGTCGTTGCTGCAGAGACCTGCAAAGATTTCGTACGTAGCCAGACCTAAACACAACTTCTTAGAAAAACCAAATTAACTTGTTCGCTTGTAGTACAAACATGCATATCTGTTTTTTAATTCCAACAGGAACGAAAATACATCCCGGAAGAGCAGCGCCATTCCCATAAGAGTTCGCCTTCTGCTTTTTGTCAGTCTGAGACTATCCCGGCGCCTACTGGCAAGGAAGACGCCCAACAACGATCGGTAGCTTTTAAAACATAATTCATACAAAGTCAATCAAAAAATATCTTCAGCTTTACTTTTCACACAGCTCGTTGGCTCCTCAGCTGAAGGTTCCCGAGCCCAATAGGAACATGTGCAGAACATGCCCCTAAAGCAAAATATATCATCTAAATAACAAGCCCAAATAATATATTTGCCATCTTCTGGCTCGGGTTTTCACAGTGTGTGTGTCTAACTTTGTCTTACATTGACTCCAGGGTCGAAAACTAACTCTGAAGTAAGAACTAGAGGATGTTGTAGATTCTTGGTcgatgtggtgggtgtatggacttcacacaaagggtggtgggtgtatggaacgagctgccagatgaatagttgaggcagggactatcccaacatttaagaaacagttagacagctacatggataggacaggtttggagggatattgaccaaacgcgggcaggtgggactagtgcagatgggacatgtttggccggtgtgggcaagttgggccgaagggccttttccacactgtatcgctctatgactctatgattatgtgCTGAGAGTGAAACACAGATTGCTCTCACCTGGTGCTGTTTGACgctgcatttccagcatttccagctttatttcagctttccagcatctgtagtctcttttttaaaatttcttttCCATAAAGACAACTCTAGCCATAGCTATGTTTTATCTGGAGAACCTGTCCACACCAACAAATTGGCGATTCTGACCGCAATGTAGGTGCTAATACAGCTAATACAGTCCGATGTGCGGGAGGCGGTGGCGTTTTCGGGGATGAATATTTAACTTGTTTCTTGCATAGTCAAATTGTGGTATTTGAAAGGGAGACAAAACACCGATCTTGTAACTGGAATCGTTATTTACGCGCTGTTCTCCCTTCCGTAGGATAAGGACCTGCTGTTGTACTCGCTGCTTCTCATTCAGTCCTGGCTCAATCCAATCCAGAACTGTCGGACTTTCAGCACTTCGGACAGAGTCTATGACAAATTAAGGGACCTAGAAGAAGGCATCTATGCTCtgatgaaagtaagcgtgcacgaTTACCAGTATCACATAGATATGCACCCAATTACCGACAGACACAGCAGGG encodes:
- the LOC144607742 gene encoding somatotropin; its protein translation is MTVKDGAEELQDQALVPHSITGWLITVFPPSPGLSLCPVVLVLMLVSMQCPRDLEAFPLLPLSDLFAKAVHRAQRLHVVAAETCKDFERKYIPEEQRHSHKSSPSAFCQSETIPAPTGKEDAQQRSDKDLLLYSLLLIQSWLNPIQNCRTFSTSDRVYDKLRDLEEGIYALMKALEDGGSSQGFAWLKFSYDRFNGDLSEEALMKNYGLLACFKKDMHKVETYLKVMNCKRFAESNCTV